GTGAATACAAAACTGCTCAAAGCACACAGGAACTGAACAGTGTTGCAGAAACTAACTGCAAAGTTTATGGCATCCTAAATGCCTGAGCAGAGTCAATGTTCCATACAAGAGCTTGTtgaagtgtgtcagtgtgggcaAAACATACACAATTGCACCATTGTGGTGTTTTTGAAGAAATTCAATTGAGATGGACATAAAGTCAACTCAGTCAGCATATTACTTGTGGttgtgtgtagcttttgtttgaGACATAGCTTGAGACTACCCAGGCCTAACGGAACAGATACAAAGTGTGGTTGTTCTTCCtgttcactaagactgacatcATCTCACAAAACGCGGAAGTCACAGTTCCCCAACCTCTCGCTCAAATATACTTAGTTTTAGTACAGCCAAAGTGGACCAAATCAGGGCACTACCCTAGGGTCCAATTGTGTTTCCACACTGAGGAGAGATGAACAAGGGGAAGTCTAAAGGGCAGGAGAACATGCCCAGCTCCCTTCTCGACATCCAGGAGAATGAACGTCTGGTGGACTTGCTGGGCCGGAGATGTGTGGTGAGCAAGATGGTTTTAACTATCAATCAATCCAAGCTTAAGGAAGATAAAGTCAACTTAGAACTTGGATAATATCTGAAATTAACATAATCAATTTGTAGATTAATGGTATCCCTGGATGCTTCTAGAAAGTCTCAAAGGTACTCAGATTTCTTGTTATAGATAGAGACACAGCATATGCTACTGCTAAGCCTTGTCAAGTGTAACCACAATCTTAATGCTTCATCTGTTCATTTTCTCTGTGGGTATTCTGTTAACACAAAGCAGAAATCAGCTTAAACAGACTGAACAACACAGTCCATAGAACATTACCTGATCATTTTCATAAACTGGTttctatttccttttttattgatGTTATCTGATCACATGGTAGAAACAGAATATTAGTTGTAGATTGATAGAGTATATGACGGATATGTGGCTAAAGTATTCTCAGTAGAATGTAGAATATAGAATACTTATTGAGATGTGTGGCAAAATTTATCAAATCGAATGACACGAAGTACTGTTTGAAGCCACTTCCTGTTGTTGGCAGGAACTGTAATACATAtttgtaaacagtttaatatgtTTAGCAAAGCTGTGTTTTTCTGTATATGCATGCTTTTgtgattatttgtgtgtgtgtgtatgtgtgtgtgtagtctctGGCCACTGCTGTTGTACAACTCTATATGGCCCTTCCTCACAGTCCAGCCCACTGGAGTCTACAGCATACCGGAGTGCTGTGTTTTGTCAAGGACAACCCACGCCGCTCGTACTTCATCCGCCTTTATGATATCAAGGTTCCATCTGCAAATGTTTActctaattttaattaaatgctcATTTAGTACATATgatatatttatagtttttaaaaaatattgttgcCTGTTTTAATAATAGGAATACTAAATGTTATGAATGTGTATATGTAgtcatgtaagtgtgtgttattgtatgtTTCTGTATTTCAGGAGGGGAAAATGATATGGGAGCAAGAGTTGTATAATCAGATGTCTTACTCCATTCcaaagcatttttttcacaGTTTCCCAGCAGATGTAAGAATATAGCCATTACTGTATAAATCTACTTTGTGATTTTTGAGGTAACTCTAAAAGAAGCAAACCTATGATGAATTACATTCACCACTGTTATACATTGTCCTCTAGATTTATTggcaaaaaattacaaaatgtgATATAATAAAAGATGGTGCAATGAGATGTAGAGCTTAAACATATAgtgaattttaatttattttaaaatgtaaactttttccacaaaaaaattgAAGCTACTTCATAttctttataattaataaaaatcaattgTTTCTTCTATTATTTTAGTGTAAaattaatttctgcttatttgtaTGATGGGTGCCAAATGTTATGGAGTGTGAGGTTCTGTGAGGTTCAGTATATCAGAGGGATTTGTAAAAAGTTTATTGTTTACAGTTGCCCTGTGGCATTTAGTTAACCTCATTttgattaatattcatattaatatatgaatattaataagtaTTTAAGTATCTAACATTAATAAGTATTCattgtttgaaatgaaaatgcaTGACTAGCAGTTTGACCCCATTTTAACCTAAGAAAAGGGTCAATCTTTTTTGTTTCATCTGTATGTTACAGGACTGCCAAGTAGGTCTAAACTTTGCAAGTGAGAAGGAATCTGAGCTGTTCAAAAACACAGTAGAGGAAAAGATCAACCAGCGATCCAATCGCCAAGGTCATATAGcaacactaacacatacactatCCATTGACCAAAGACCCTATTCATTTAGGTTGGTTAAAGTTGGGGAAGCCAATAGATAGTGTAGTATTTAAACGTGCATCACACCCAGAGTTTCTGGGATACGCTCAGTGGTTCCTGAAAATCAATGCATAAATGTGTAACTGTAACATGTGTAAGGCTTCAGCACCCACATTATGTACTTCATATTTACTACACAATACAATAGTAGTAAATATAAAATCCTGTATTCTATGTATTGCGCAATCTATACAGTGGGAGCGTATAATTGTGAGATTTAACCTTGCTGGAcaggcagtgtgtgttttgaaacCAAGTAACAAATATTCTAAATTGTCTGGTCCTCATGTACAAATCATCCAAGCCATCAAATACCCTAAACACAGAAAAAGTATCTGCTTTGTCACTGTCTCAGATCTTTGTGCCTGAACAATCTTGTGTGAAACTGCACTACTGATTACGTGTCCTAGTGGGACGTTGTACATTcttttttgtgaaaaatatcACTTTATGGAAAAAGGGGCACATTACAGCAACAtactctgtctgtttttttttctagcactaccattgttgttgtttacaatGCTTGGGAAATGCtcctattattataattattattattgtatgatATTGTACAGAGTGCTATAAACTCCAATTTGGTTATCACTTTTGATTTGTTGGAAAATGAACCACCAGCACTCCTGTTAATATGTTATTCAATTCCATGCTTTCTTCAGGAAGTGAATGCAGTAAGCACACCTCCCATTTTCATAGACTATttatcaatacaacatttatggAGTGTTAATAAAGctaatatataacaataacattTATCACAGGGGTGCAATCATGCTTCCTCAACAAAGACTACAGTAAAAGACCACAGTAAGATTCAATATAGTCACAATCATAATACTCTCTTTTATGTAAAGACAAGGAAAAACTATTGTCATTTCACGTCACTGAATATTTATGCAACGTGTATGTGGTATGAAGGCCCAATGTAGACAGCCTTCTTATTTGAAACCATGTTGCCAGAGCCTTTATTATACCTGCACCTCATCAGCCTTCATCTATGTTTGTTCCTTATTAGAAAGAAGACAGAATGTTCCAAATGAAGGTAAGTGTGCTTTGACATTTACTTTTGTTAATTCAAATGGCACTGTTTGGAATCATGTTTGGAAGAAAATAAGTTAACCTTCTTTTTTGTCATCAGAAAAACGAGCTCTACCACCCACACCACCTTCAAATGGTCAGTACTATGCTGTTGTGAGTCCTGCATAAGGAACATATAAAACCCATAGGCTTATATCTTAAGGCTAGTTGCtaagtttaaatattttactgttgctaacaatgttctgtgtgtttctggtgTATATACCTACTTCCTTGTTTCACATATTGTATTCTGTGCTTATTTTTAGGTCCAATGGCCACAACAGATATCGCAAACCCAGACATTTTGGTCTTACAGAATCGATCTCCTAGTGTCCCTGTGCCTGCGCCTGCAGGCTTTAACATATTAAGAAAGAACAAGAAGGACAAGAAGAAGGGACCTAGACTGACCAAAGCAGATATTGGAGCACCCAGTGGTTTTAAGTAAGTTTGCATAATTAGTggcttttaaataataaaaaaacatttcaaattcaaattctttctttctttttttaatctcacgTTTGCTTGTTCCCTCTTTTCAGGCATGTCACACACGTAGGATGGGATCCAAACACTGGTTTTGATGTAAGAAAGTCTGATTTTCTGTgctatgtaaaataaaatgaaaatagttTTGACCTTATACTGATTTATGTGTAATAtacctgattattttcctttattctAGACAAATAATCTGGACCCAGCCTTGAAAAAACTGTTTTCCTTTGCTGGTATCAGTGAAGATCAGCTGACAGATAAAGAGACATCCAAACTTATCTTTGATGTCATTGAGCAGTCTGGTGGCCTGGATGCTGTCAGAGAGGAGATGAGTAAGCAGGGTCAGTGCTGACTTCATGGACCCTTATAATGTAGAACTAATATCTTTTTAAATTACAGATTCTTGCAACAGAAATTTGTTGAATACAGCTAAATCTGTTTATGCAAATCATACTTCAATTACATTGGTTAAGATGTCACAAGTTCTAATTGTTCACACAGATGCAATGAGTCCTCCATCTCGGAGTATTCCCCCGGTCCCGGGTGGTGCACCTGCAGCCCCTCCACCTCGTGGAGAGCGGGGCCTTCCTCCCATCCCTGGCCAACCTCCACCAGCTCCTTCATCCCGCAATCAAAGAGCTCCCCAACGTGGAGCCCTTCCACCACCTCCTCCCACTGGAAGACCTGGACCCCCACGTCCTCCACCTCCATCTGGTGGTTACTCAGCTTCCCCACCTCCTACCTCCAGTGCTTCTATGGGTGGAGGAGGAGCACCTCCCCCTCCGCCaccccctccccctcctccacctcctgctCCTGTCAGTAGCTCCAACAGCAGCAGCCCGATTAGTCCTACTCCAAGTCCAGGAGGTGGCAGAGGAGCTTTATTGGACCAGATACGACATGGCACCAAGCTAAAGAATGTAAGAATAAATGCTAACAAAGGGCCATATTCAGAGTTGGCAATACAAAGTcagataaaaaaatcattttgatgGTATATAACTGAGACCCTAGAAAGCATTCAAATAAACAATCTAATCACAGTGTAGCATTTTGGCAATATAATATCGTATTACCACCCAAAATTGTTTTTTGGACCCGTAGGGCTTCCaccattattattttacagcatATAAAACAACACTTAATCCAGTATTTCTTATATATTGCTATTGCTTGTTAGGCAATTGTACACACAGCATAATTACACAAACAGAGTCCTAACAGTGTACACATAGAGTGGTTATTTCATCATGATTTTAATTCAGTGTTGAGTTGACAAATTAATTCACTATTGCCAACTAAAGTTTCCCACACATGGAAGAATAAGCTGACCAAGCATTTTTCTACTATACATACTGCCAATTACAGCAAATTATCAAAGACTGTTGCAGGAATGTGATGTTTAGCATTGGATTTCTTTGTTATATCACGCTGACTTACAGAGGGcaataacaaaacaattttttttcctccatatcTTTATAGCTAATCAGAAAATTATGACTCATTCATATTGCTAGGTTCATGCACTCCTGTCTTTCTGTGATTTTCAGGTTACAGAGAGTTCTGATCCTCATCCTTCATCACAAGATGGAGATGGTGAGGGCATTGTTGGTGCTCTGATGATGGTGATGcagaaaagaagcaaagtcATTCATTCCTCAGGTAAATAACCAAGCATAATACAGGATAAATAATGTATGACTCTgtatgtgttttctctgtgaaCAACCTCATAAggattttatctaattttatttgaacttttcttagatgatgaagaagatgatggaattgaggaggaagatgatgatgaatggGATGACTAATAGCAATATACATCTCTGGTATAAACAcccttatgcacacacacacatgcacacacatgcacacacacatatacacacgaaatgtgtatatattcatGTATCGGTAGTAGGATTTCAGCTTGGAATTATAGTGACAAGGCACGCAATAGAGAGGCAGGATAAGGAAGAAAAATGTCAGTGTATATTGTCAGAGCTGAATGAAATGAGCTGTTAAATGTGAATAATCTTAACCCTTTAATATATAGCTAGGTGACTTAGTAACTATTTGTAGCTATTTGTAGGTACTATGAAAAGATTTCATCCAAactgtttgaatatttttttgtttgccatTTTATTGGAGGTAGGGGATAGGGGAAAATGTCACAGGTTACTTAAAGCAAAGTATACATTTAAGGGTTAAAGTAATAACAAAtctatgttttattaaaactgaATAAAGCAAATTCATTGTGCAATCTATACGAATAGCATCATGTCTGAATATTTTGCCTTTTGAAAGAAATTTCTCTCTGGTCCAGATATACCTATCTTTGCTTAACTGATGCAAAGATAAATTTAAGTGACTATGACTACACCCAAAGGTGCTTTTGCTTAGCATGTgcaaagacaaataaaagctgTTGAAGCTGTgagaattttacatttaattgtaGCTCTAACTCTAAACACCACCAAAACACCAATGAGcctaaataaactttaatgttgttgttgatgttcttttggctgctccctgttcgatGCTGGATGCCCGTCCTAAAGccaccctcccattttatccaggcttgggaccggctCTGAGAATAAACTCCCAAATTAACTTTAATCATATACAGAAATAGTTAGTGATGTGTAACAAATTAAAGGAATAACTGAACTCTGCTGTCTTGTATAAGGCATTTTGCTGGCATGGTTTCTTCACACATTTCCTGCAATTCAATAAAAAGTTACAGTACTCTGGCTTATCAGCTTATTGCTATGATGAAACAATTCTATTGTAATGGAATTTGTCTCTTCACTGACATTGTCCACATTCACAGGCCATGACCAAATCTCAATTAAGACCTACGGGAAATTTTTGAAAGACCCGTTAGACAGTGCtctccatcatcaccatcatcatcatcatcaacaaaatACCAACTGATGGAATATCGTTGGTatttaaaaccaaaaccaaaaaccaaaaaagtatttaaaagatAAATGCTGTATTTTCAATACAAAGAACTAGGACTAAACTGGAAAAACAGCATGAACTCGTCTGAAAAAGCTTGAACTCAATCTGATGGATTAAACTCATGACATACTTTGGTAGACAGGAAACCATTAAATATGAAGATGTTTTCCTAGTTTCTTGATATTTTGATAACAGCACTATAAAAGactgaatgttaaataaaaaccagaggttaaataagaacaaatacagcagtttattgttatgattataaaacatcTATGAGTATTTCCAACCTCacaatataaacataataaaatattatttattacaaatgacCACGTTAACTTAAGCTAACAAAAACACAGTGAATACATAAGAGAATTATTGTACTATGCAGCCACTTGAGCAAAGATACAGAAGAACAAACATCATCTGTGTTGCATACAACATTTTCTATAAAAGCCCATTTCTTTCACcacaataacatttaaaagaatAGAAACTATTACGGTTTGGACTTTCGCGCAAGTCCCCATACAGCATCTCTGTGCTTTCCAGcctaaatatacatacatatcacTGATGaggatttttgtgttttgtccatAAACTTTTCATACAAAATCAGTTTCAAAGTTACTTTACTTTTTTAGTCAAATGAcaagtttacattttatattttttcctatAAGTCAGTCTGAACCGCagttaaatgtcattaaaagtCATTCTTTCTTACACTGGATTCATTATattggaaaaacacaaaaaacaaaaacaaaacaaaaaaaaacaacaacaacaacaaaaaaaaaaaaacacccatgcCCATGGAACGGACTAGACCGTTGAAGCATCTTTGTGAGTCTGTATATTCTGGTCCTGTTAGAGAGTACACACAATAAAATCTGCTATTTCCACTCATATTCCACCATCAAACAGAACAATGGCCATGAATATGTACATTCTCAAAATAAATATGTTGtgtgagaagaaagagagagagagagagagagagagagagaggggttcAAATTTGACCAACAATCAAATACCTACCACTTTTATGTACATGTGTAATAATCATACACAAAACCATACACAAGGACTGTCTTTATACACAAGCACAAGACCACAGCTGACCACAGGAAACATTTACCACTGATATGTAAATAGTGCCGGAGTTACAGAACGACTATTTTTGTGTTACAAAGTTCAGATATGGAGTTTGATCTGGAAAATGCAACAATAAGTTACAAAAATTCCCACCAAAATATGACCTTGATTCTGATTATGCAAGAAAAATACCATACATGGTTCTCCCACATTACATTCCCTGCACACAACTTTTTTACATAGGACATAAACAAGTAGACTGTTATTTTCCCCTAGAATTATGTACTTGTATTCATATGCAAAAACGTACCACAGCCATAAAAATGTTTGACTTTTTCTAAATATTCTCAATCATTGCAGATCCCTCTATGACAGGAGGCTGAAGCAGATTTTGGTCCATACTGAAAAGTATCCCATCCTTCCTGTTCAAACACAGAGAACCTACATCCACCTCAAATCCTAGTAAATTTCTTTAATGTCTTCTCACTATTAATAGAATAGAGTAGATTTTAGCTTTTAGAGTATTAATTACTTATAATGACCTGATAATAATGCCACTTGTGActtttatattgttataaacACTGTCTGATATTAATcggtataaataaaacacatcacgACACTCGAAATTTTCAAAAATTGCAGCTGTGATTTGTCTGATGCAGACTTGTTCATGAGTACTTACTATTAAAGACTGAAAAGGAAAGCTACCATATCTACCTTTACACAGCCTGATTATAATTCACCCTTGGTCTTGATTACAATAATATTGGTCAGCATAATGCATGTCATGATTACATCCCAATACTGTAccaaaaggcttttttttttttttgatgaatcaGCAAATGGTTGTGCTTTGAAAAGCGGTGGAATCAAACAGAACAGTTTTTCTTCCACTGCTGTTTTTCCACACACAGGATTAACAATTATCTGACTCAACATAACAAGCTTTAAATACAAGCAATTACAACTACAGTGATTATggaacactgtttttttttctctttaaactgTCACTGGTAAACAAAACAGACTTAACCTTATATACTTAATGCTGGTGTgaatcagtttcttttttttttcatttttttttttcgaa
The genomic region above belongs to Tachysurus vachellii isolate PV-2020 chromosome 11, HZAU_Pvac_v1, whole genome shotgun sequence and contains:
- the wasb gene encoding WASP actin nucleation promoting factor b, encoding MNKGKSKGQENMPSSLLDIQENERLVDLLGRRCVSLATAVVQLYMALPHSPAHWSLQHTGVLCFVKDNPRRSYFIRLYDIKEGKMIWEQELYNQMSYSIPKHFFHSFPADDCQVGLNFASEKESELFKNTVEEKINQRSNRQERRQNVPNEEKRALPPTPPSNGPMATTDIANPDILVLQNRSPSVPVPAPAGFNILRKNKKDKKKGPRLTKADIGAPSGFKHVTHVGWDPNTGFDTNNLDPALKKLFSFAGISEDQLTDKETSKLIFDVIEQSGGLDAVREEMSKQDAMSPPSRSIPPVPGGAPAAPPPRGERGLPPIPGQPPPAPSSRNQRAPQRGALPPPPPTGRPGPPRPPPPSGGYSASPPPTSSASMGGGGAPPPPPPPPPPPPPAPVSSSNSSSPISPTPSPGGGRGALLDQIRHGTKLKNVTESSDPHPSSQDGDGEGIVGALMMVMQKRSKVIHSSDDEEDDGIEEEDDDEWDD